A region from the Antennarius striatus isolate MH-2024 chromosome 22, ASM4005453v1, whole genome shotgun sequence genome encodes:
- the mrps33 gene encoding small ribosomal subunit protein mS33, giving the protein MAGPSVYAARMARLSAQIFGELVRPTDARSMKVVRMFQEPPLARRKEVYDWYPQHNVYSAMTKKLRFLGLFRDEHEDFREEICRLKKLRGKGKPKKGEGKRASKKK; this is encoded by the exons ATGGCCGGCCCGTCGGTCTACGCTGCACGCATGGCCAGATTGAGTGCTCAGATTTTCGGTGAACTCGTGCGTCCGACAGATGCCAGATCCATGAAGGTGGTCAGGATGTTCCAGGAGCCCCCCCTGGCCAGGAGGAAGGAGGTGTATGACTGGTACCCCCAGCACAACGTCTACTCCGCCATGACCAAGAAGCTGAGGTTCCTGGGACTGTTCAG AGATGAACACGAAGACTTCAGGGAGGAGATCTGTCGTCTGAAGAAGCTGAGAGGGAAAGGAAAACCCAAGAAAGGAGAGGGGAAGAGAGCcagcaagaaaaaataa